A single region of the Halobacterium wangiae genome encodes:
- a CDS encoding NAD+ synthase codes for MTGPETIEPLDLRFSEAELAERRDRIQSFVRETVDAAGADRCVLGLSGGIDSTAVAHLAVAELGSDALHGLVMPGAVSSEANMSDAERVAEQLDIEYDVIEIDPFVDLLTEHYPDAEGDQLAVGNARARTRGVLNYLVANHESGVVLGTGNRTEALVGYFTKYGDGAVDCHPIGNLYKMQVRQLARDLGVPEDLVTKTPTAELWADQTDEEELGVDYDTIDAVLAMHVDGGVPAGATADHLGVPDSVVETVRGLYERSEHKRGMPPSP; via the coding sequence ATGACCGGTCCAGAAACCATCGAGCCGCTCGACCTCCGGTTCTCCGAGGCCGAACTCGCCGAGCGCCGCGACCGCATCCAGTCGTTCGTCCGGGAGACCGTCGACGCCGCGGGTGCCGACCGCTGCGTGCTCGGACTCTCCGGCGGCATCGACTCGACGGCCGTCGCGCACCTCGCCGTGGCGGAGCTGGGGTCGGACGCGCTCCACGGGCTCGTGATGCCCGGCGCGGTGTCCAGCGAGGCGAACATGAGCGACGCCGAGCGCGTCGCCGAGCAGCTGGACATCGAGTACGACGTGATCGAGATCGACCCGTTCGTCGACCTGCTGACGGAGCACTACCCCGACGCAGAGGGCGACCAGCTCGCGGTCGGGAACGCACGCGCTCGCACCCGCGGCGTCCTGAACTACCTCGTGGCGAACCACGAGTCCGGCGTCGTGCTCGGCACCGGCAACCGGACGGAGGCGCTGGTGGGGTACTTCACGAAGTACGGCGACGGCGCGGTCGACTGCCACCCCATCGGGAACCTCTACAAGATGCAGGTCCGACAGCTCGCACGCGACCTCGGCGTCCCCGAGGACCTCGTGACGAAGACGCCGACGGCGGAGCTGTGGGCCGATCAGACCGACGAGGAGGAACTCGGCGTGGACTACGACACCATCGACGCGGTGCTCGCGATGCACGTCGACGGCGGCGTCCCGGCGGGCGCGACGGCCGACCACCTGGGCGTCCCCGACAGCGTCGTCGAGACCGTACGGGGACTCTACGAGCGCAGCGAGCACAAGCGTGGGATGCCGCCGTCGCCCTGA
- a CDS encoding enoyl-CoA hydratase/isomerase family protein yields the protein MLAVTDEDRVRVVTLDRPDRRNALTPTGLDDLRDAVRGADQPVVYVHGAGEAFCAGADLDTVRSLDRKDGEAFARRGQRTMNAVADTDSVVVAGVDGAARGGGVELALACDVRVCTPDATFAETGVTLGLFGAWGGTRRLERAVGATHAADLSLSGRTVDAETAREMGLVSRVTSEPRAVADEVAGNDETALAALKRLLGADADREETERQEAAAFGDLLARDPF from the coding sequence ATGCTCGCAGTCACCGACGAGGACCGCGTACGGGTGGTGACCCTCGACCGCCCGGACCGTCGCAACGCGCTCACGCCCACGGGCCTCGACGACCTCCGGGACGCCGTCCGTGGCGCCGACCAGCCGGTCGTCTACGTTCACGGCGCGGGCGAGGCGTTCTGCGCCGGCGCGGACCTGGACACGGTCAGGAGCCTCGACCGCAAGGACGGCGAGGCGTTCGCCCGGCGTGGCCAGCGCACGATGAACGCCGTCGCGGACACCGACAGCGTGGTCGTCGCGGGCGTCGACGGGGCGGCGCGGGGCGGCGGCGTGGAACTCGCACTCGCCTGCGACGTCCGCGTCTGCACGCCGGACGCGACGTTCGCGGAGACCGGCGTTACCCTCGGACTGTTCGGCGCCTGGGGCGGCACTCGACGGCTCGAACGCGCCGTCGGCGCGACGCATGCCGCCGACCTCTCGCTGTCCGGGCGGACCGTGGACGCCGAAACGGCACGCGAGATGGGGCTCGTCTCCCGCGTCACGTCGGAGCCGCGAGCCGTCGCCGACGAAGTGGCGGGCAACGACGAGACGGCGCTCGCCGCACTGAAACGGCTCCTGGGAGCGGACGCCGACCGAGAAGAGACCGAGCGGCAGGAGGCCGCGGCGTTCGGCGACCTGCTCGCCAGGGACCCGTTCTGA
- a CDS encoding DUF7114 family protein — MEEAEQARAAALEAVADIEPDGLRAVIDDHVASSSMLPGVLTILSARVVDGRADEHAVSRRAAGVQLIYEGLRVTRALVATEPWADTDESDPDDDLDVLAADVLVARGFRILARTEAASHAVHTVREFGREQTDAQEGRTSTAQTLEANVFELAAIAGATAAGGETPVPLRQYVVGLAANHGAPPLADATDALPEGVEEVMTRVGGPTADDRVSPTSVGDR, encoded by the coding sequence ATGGAGGAGGCCGAGCAGGCACGGGCTGCCGCCCTCGAGGCCGTCGCGGACATCGAACCCGACGGGCTCCGGGCGGTCATCGACGACCACGTCGCGTCGTCCTCGATGTTACCGGGCGTGTTGACCATTCTGAGCGCGCGCGTCGTCGACGGGCGCGCCGACGAGCACGCGGTCTCGCGACGAGCAGCCGGTGTACAGCTCATCTACGAGGGGCTCCGTGTGACCAGAGCGCTCGTCGCCACCGAGCCGTGGGCGGACACCGACGAGTCCGACCCGGACGACGACCTGGACGTCCTCGCGGCCGACGTCCTCGTCGCCCGCGGGTTCCGCATCCTCGCGCGCACCGAGGCGGCCAGCCACGCGGTCCACACAGTCCGGGAGTTCGGGCGCGAGCAGACCGACGCCCAGGAGGGTCGGACGTCGACCGCCCAGACCCTTGAGGCGAACGTCTTCGAACTCGCGGCCATCGCGGGCGCGACGGCGGCGGGCGGCGAGACGCCGGTGCCGCTGCGCCAGTACGTCGTCGGGCTCGCGGCCAACCACGGCGCCCCGCCGCTCGCCGACGCGACCGACGCGCTCCCCGAGGGCGTCGAAGAGGTGATGACCCGCGTCGGCGGACCCACGGCGGACGACAGAGTCAGCCCGACGTCGGTCGGCGACCGCTGA
- a CDS encoding dihydrodipicolinate synthase family protein, with translation MNGLGVPLATPFDDAGDVDHDALATLVTWVTDRDVDFLVPCGSTSESELLTADERAAVVGTVVDAAPADVPVLAGTGSPGLRETLEATERAADAGADGALVVTPFYYDHDEADVAAYYQEVADASPLPVYLYSVPAYTGHTLEPETVASLAPHPNVAGMKDTTGDLGSFQRIRAATAGEAFDLFVGSGSVLAPALDAGADGGVLALANVAPERAAEIVERHAAGDDDAARAVNRDVVELDYAVTARYGVPGLKAAMRSRGVPAGTVRSPHRPVDDDAVAVLEALVEDAL, from the coding sequence ATGAACGGACTCGGCGTTCCACTTGCGACACCGTTCGACGACGCGGGCGACGTCGACCACGACGCACTGGCGACGCTCGTCACGTGGGTGACCGACCGCGACGTCGACTTCCTCGTTCCCTGCGGGTCGACCAGCGAATCGGAACTGCTCACGGCGGACGAGCGAGCGGCCGTCGTAGGGACGGTCGTCGACGCCGCCCCGGCAGACGTACCCGTGCTCGCGGGGACGGGGAGCCCGGGACTGCGGGAGACGCTGGAAGCGACGGAGCGGGCGGCGGACGCAGGCGCCGACGGCGCGCTCGTCGTCACGCCGTTCTACTACGACCACGACGAAGCGGACGTGGCTGCGTACTACCAGGAGGTTGCGGACGCCTCCCCACTCCCGGTGTACCTCTACAGCGTCCCGGCGTACACCGGCCACACACTCGAACCCGAGACTGTGGCGTCACTCGCACCACACCCGAACGTCGCCGGCATGAAGGACACGACGGGCGACCTCGGTTCCTTCCAGCGCATCCGGGCGGCTACCGCCGGCGAGGCGTTCGACCTCTTCGTCGGGAGCGGGAGCGTGCTCGCGCCGGCCCTCGACGCGGGTGCGGACGGCGGCGTCCTCGCGCTCGCGAACGTCGCACCGGAACGGGCTGCCGAGATCGTCGAGCGCCACGCCGCCGGCGACGACGACGCGGCGCGAGCAGTGAACCGCGATGTGGTGGAACTCGACTACGCGGTCACCGCGAGGTACGGCGTCCCGGGACTGAAAGCGGCGATGCGCTCCCGGGGTGTGCCAGCAGGGACTGTACGGTCGCCCCACCGACCGGTCGACGACGACGCCGTCGCAGTCCTCGAGGCGCTCGTCGAGGACGCCCTGTAG
- a CDS encoding DUF6517 family protein, which produces MNRRRFLGGAGVVGLGALAGCSSALGTVAPPDVPQAAIDDGGWEQTDRTEQTVMEESYGPVTVTAKSTTLTFSDEALAAEVSEKTLEQIDGTLAIFAASHINFSPDLNNLPGGVGRKEVVEQAESSAREQFKQRMRDEGLENVQETGEESFQTESGASPGLTTFAAEFPVGEMAYDTGEETFNIDVGTIEVAGDLAVWNVGDYVVVAGGAYPAESFATTTTKELSEAISVTVDIDLGLTPEKYREEVRGLIAGTQ; this is translated from the coding sequence ATGAACCGCCGCAGATTCCTCGGTGGAGCAGGTGTCGTGGGGCTCGGGGCGCTCGCCGGCTGCAGTAGCGCGCTCGGCACGGTCGCCCCGCCGGACGTCCCGCAGGCAGCGATCGACGACGGTGGCTGGGAGCAGACCGACAGGACCGAGCAGACCGTCATGGAGGAGTCCTACGGCCCGGTGACCGTCACCGCGAAGTCGACGACACTGACGTTCAGCGACGAGGCGCTCGCGGCGGAGGTTTCCGAGAAGACGCTCGAACAGATCGACGGGACACTCGCCATCTTCGCGGCGTCCCACATCAACTTCTCACCGGACCTAAACAACCTCCCAGGAGGCGTCGGGCGGAAGGAGGTCGTCGAACAGGCCGAGTCGTCCGCACGCGAACAGTTCAAGCAGCGGATGCGCGACGAGGGTCTCGAGAACGTCCAGGAGACCGGCGAGGAGTCCTTCCAGACGGAGTCGGGCGCGAGCCCAGGGCTCACCACGTTCGCCGCCGAGTTCCCGGTGGGAGAGATGGCGTACGACACCGGCGAGGAGACGTTCAACATCGACGTCGGCACCATCGAGGTCGCCGGCGACCTCGCCGTGTGGAACGTCGGTGACTACGTCGTCGTCGCTGGCGGAGCCTATCCCGCCGAGAGCTTCGCGACGACGACGACCAAAGAGCTCTCCGAGGCCATCAGCGTCACCGTCGACATCGACCTCGGGTTGACGCCCGAGAAGTACCGCGAGGAGGTTCGGGGCCTCATCGCCGGCACCCAATGA
- a CDS encoding DUF7384 family protein encodes MSDVDPARVVAGADVLAADLFVDGDARRALDHVRSHSWVELVASEPLLDDATAIVERLGDADLAADWREKVEATATLVEHPEGDHPALAAAYNGDAAHVLTYDEDLQSARTGMKLQGRVDVSVKAPAAFAAIFDPEGLYSAVVGGEYPGPDRDPRD; translated from the coding sequence ATGAGTGACGTCGACCCGGCGCGTGTCGTCGCTGGCGCCGACGTGCTCGCAGCCGACCTGTTCGTCGACGGGGACGCGCGGCGGGCGCTCGACCACGTGCGCTCGCACTCGTGGGTGGAACTCGTCGCGAGCGAACCGCTGCTGGACGACGCGACCGCGATCGTCGAACGCCTTGGCGACGCCGACCTGGCGGCGGACTGGAGGGAGAAAGTCGAAGCGACGGCGACGCTGGTCGAGCACCCCGAGGGCGACCACCCGGCGCTCGCCGCGGCGTACAACGGGGACGCCGCCCACGTGCTCACCTACGACGAGGACCTGCAGTCGGCTCGGACGGGGATGAAACTCCAGGGTCGCGTCGACGTGAGCGTGAAGGCGCCGGCGGCGTTCGCGGCCATCTTCGACCCCGAGGGCCTCTACTCGGCGGTGGTCGGTGGGGAGTACCCCGGCCCGGACCGCGACCCGCGGGACTGA
- the rdgB gene encoding RdgB/HAM1 family non-canonical purine NTP pyrophosphatase, producing MHTLRFVTTNPGKVREAEQYLEDIYTVEQFDYDYTEVQSDSLDTIAARGAREAYDAQDADVPVIVDDAGLFVRALDGFPGPYSAYVEDTLGVERVWNLAESLENRRSAFRCVVAFTDGDTTETFSGAVQGRLVAPRGDGGFGYDPIFEHDGQTFAEMDTAEKNALSHRGRALAKLADWLVERER from the coding sequence ATGCACACGCTCCGGTTCGTGACGACGAACCCCGGGAAGGTCCGGGAGGCCGAGCAGTACCTCGAGGACATCTACACCGTCGAACAGTTCGACTACGACTACACGGAGGTACAGAGCGACAGCCTCGACACCATCGCCGCCCGCGGCGCCAGGGAGGCCTACGACGCCCAGGACGCCGACGTCCCGGTTATCGTCGACGACGCGGGGCTGTTCGTCCGCGCACTCGACGGGTTCCCCGGCCCGTACTCCGCGTACGTCGAGGACACGCTGGGCGTCGAGCGCGTCTGGAACCTCGCGGAGTCCCTGGAGAACCGCCGGAGCGCGTTCCGCTGTGTCGTGGCGTTCACGGACGGCGACACCACCGAGACGTTCTCGGGAGCCGTCCAGGGGCGTCTGGTCGCGCCGCGGGGCGACGGCGGGTTCGGCTACGACCCCATCTTCGAACACGACGGCCAGACGTTCGCGGAGATGGACACCGCGGAGAAGAACGCACTCAGCCACCGCGGCCGCGCGCTCGCGAAACTCGCGGACTGGCTCGTCGAACGCGAACGTTGA
- a CDS encoding DUF5808 domain-containing protein, whose amino-acid sequence MAEKSTRGELFGVPYNFERPSISRMLSSYWQPGEGMLVEKPFGVGYTLNLANWRSWIVLAIAGGLLWQQQNSGDEEHSDEAVEVVVDDD is encoded by the coding sequence ATGGCAGAGAAATCGACCCGTGGTGAACTGTTCGGGGTGCCCTACAACTTCGAGCGACCCAGCATCAGCCGGATGCTCTCGTCGTACTGGCAACCGGGCGAGGGGATGCTCGTGGAGAAGCCGTTCGGCGTCGGCTACACGCTGAACCTCGCGAACTGGCGGTCGTGGATCGTGCTCGCCATCGCCGGCGGACTGCTGTGGCAGCAACAGAACAGTGGGGACGAGGAGCACAGCGACGAGGCGGTCGAGGTCGTCGTCGACGACGACTGA
- a CDS encoding bifunctional N(6)-L-threonylcarbamoyladenine synthase/serine/threonine protein kinase yields the protein MRVLGIEGTAWCASAALYDSGTDSVVIESDAYQPESGGIHPREAAEHMRSAIPAVVETILDEAAGDIDAVAFSRGPGLGPCLRIVGSAARALAQTLDVPLVGVNHMVAHLEIGRHRSGFDSPVCLNASGANAHVLAYRNGRYRVLGETMDTGVGNALDKFTRHVGWTHPGGPKVEAHAKDGEYTELPYVVKGMDFSFSGIMSAAKAAYDDGEPVENVCRGLEEHVFAMLTEVAERALSLTGRDELVLGGGVGQNDRLRGMLADVCEQRGADFFAPEPRFLRDNAGMIAVLGAKMAAAGDTIAIEDSAIDSNFRPDEVPVTWREPDAPPIRDGDVVQGAEATVTFEDGTVEKTRLPKTYRHESLDARLRRDRTVLEARLTSEARRNGVPTPLVWDVDVPEATLTLQRVGDTDLRDALTEPRVRDVGRHLATIHRAGFVHGDPTTRNVRVAGGDDRTYLIDFGLGYYTDDEEDYAMDCHVFEQSLAGTADDAAVLADAFEEAYREHGEAGVLDQLRAIEGRGRYQAAPN from the coding sequence ATGCGCGTTCTCGGAATCGAGGGCACCGCGTGGTGTGCGAGCGCGGCGTTGTACGATTCCGGGACTGATTCTGTCGTCATCGAGTCCGACGCCTACCAGCCCGAGAGCGGCGGCATCCACCCGAGAGAGGCCGCCGAGCACATGCGGTCGGCGATTCCGGCCGTCGTCGAGACAATCCTCGACGAAGCGGCGGGTGACATCGACGCTGTCGCGTTTTCCCGTGGACCGGGTCTCGGCCCCTGCCTGCGTATCGTCGGGTCCGCGGCCCGCGCACTCGCCCAGACGCTCGACGTGCCGCTGGTCGGCGTCAACCACATGGTCGCGCACCTGGAGATCGGGCGCCACCGCTCGGGGTTCGACTCGCCGGTCTGCCTGAACGCCAGCGGCGCGAACGCCCACGTGCTGGCCTACCGGAACGGCCGCTACCGCGTGCTCGGGGAGACGATGGACACCGGCGTCGGCAACGCCCTCGACAAGTTCACGCGCCACGTCGGCTGGACCCACCCCGGTGGCCCGAAGGTCGAGGCTCACGCGAAGGACGGCGAGTACACGGAACTCCCGTACGTCGTGAAGGGGATGGACTTCTCCTTCTCGGGTATCATGAGCGCCGCGAAGGCGGCCTACGACGACGGTGAACCCGTCGAGAACGTCTGCCGCGGCCTCGAGGAGCACGTCTTCGCGATGCTCACCGAAGTCGCCGAGCGCGCGCTCTCGCTGACGGGACGGGACGAACTCGTTCTCGGCGGCGGCGTCGGGCAGAACGACCGCCTCCGGGGGATGCTTGCGGACGTGTGCGAGCAGCGTGGCGCCGACTTCTTCGCGCCCGAACCCCGGTTCCTGCGGGACAACGCGGGGATGATCGCGGTGCTCGGCGCGAAGATGGCCGCGGCGGGCGACACCATCGCGATCGAGGACTCCGCCATCGACTCGAACTTCCGCCCGGACGAGGTGCCGGTGACGTGGCGGGAGCCTGACGCCCCGCCCATCCGGGACGGGGACGTGGTGCAGGGTGCGGAGGCCACGGTCACCTTCGAGGATGGAACCGTCGAGAAGACGCGCCTCCCCAAGACCTACCGCCACGAGTCCCTGGACGCGCGACTACGCCGGGACCGTACGGTCCTGGAGGCCCGACTGACGAGCGAGGCGCGACGCAACGGCGTGCCGACGCCGCTGGTCTGGGACGTCGACGTGCCGGAGGCGACGCTGACACTCCAGCGCGTCGGTGACACCGACCTCCGGGACGCGCTCACCGAACCCCGTGTACGGGACGTCGGCCGCCACCTCGCGACGATCCACCGGGCGGGGTTCGTCCACGGCGACCCGACCACTCGCAACGTACGGGTAGCAGGAGGCGACGACCGGACCTACCTCATCGACTTCGGACTCGGCTACTACACGGACGACGAGGAGGACTACGCGATGGACTGCCACGTCTTCGAGCAGAGCCTCGCGGGCACCGCCGACGACGCCGCCGTGCTCGCCGACGCCTTCGAGGAGGCCTACCGAGAGCACGGCGAGGCGGGCGTCCTCGACCAGCTACGCGCTATCGAGGGTCGCGGCCGGTATCAGGCCGCCCCAAACTGA
- a CDS encoding 30S ribosomal protein S27ae — MPRGDYYDDDGQETKEHCPRCGDTFLADHGDRQHCGKCGYTEWE; from the coding sequence ATGCCCCGCGGCGACTACTACGACGACGACGGGCAGGAGACGAAGGAACACTGCCCCCGCTGTGGCGACACGTTCCTCGCGGACCACGGTGACCGCCAGCACTGCGGGAAGTGCGGCTACACCGAGTGGGAGTAG
- a CDS encoding 30S ribosomal protein S24e, with product MEIEILEQEDNPLLHRTEVKFEIKHDEETPSRLSVRDSLAAKLDKDSEEVVVHNLDTKFGMRQTVGRAKVYDSPEEAAEVEHEHMLERNKIGEDAEADTEAEEAE from the coding sequence ATGGAAATCGAGATTCTGGAACAGGAGGACAACCCTCTGCTCCACCGGACCGAGGTCAAATTCGAGATCAAACACGACGAGGAGACGCCGTCCCGCCTCTCCGTCCGCGACAGCCTCGCGGCGAAACTGGACAAGGACTCCGAGGAGGTCGTCGTCCACAACCTGGACACGAAGTTCGGGATGCGCCAGACCGTCGGTCGCGCGAAGGTGTACGACTCGCCCGAGGAGGCCGCCGAGGTCGAACACGAGCACATGCTCGAGCGCAACAAGATCGGCGAGGACGCCGAGGCCGACACCGAGGCGGAGGAGGCCGAATAA
- a CDS encoding GTP-dependent dephospho-CoA kinase family protein, whose amino-acid sequence MTRPAATLPPDARGAFKDPLGPVYQDAQRLLADAGDPIIAVGDVVTYHLVAAGAPPKVALVDGKTKREEASEEVRSGVPDADRDVEVASQPATVSEELLAALVEAIDADGSTLVSVVGEEDLATLPAVLAAPTGASVVYGQPNEGMVLVNVDSETKARARELAELLETTEEFWALVD is encoded by the coding sequence GTGACCCGACCGGCCGCCACGCTGCCGCCGGACGCGCGCGGCGCGTTCAAGGACCCACTCGGACCCGTTTACCAGGACGCCCAGCGACTGCTGGCGGACGCTGGCGACCCGATTATTGCCGTCGGCGACGTCGTCACCTACCACCTCGTCGCGGCAGGCGCGCCGCCGAAGGTCGCGCTCGTCGACGGCAAGACCAAGCGCGAGGAGGCGTCGGAAGAAGTCCGCAGCGGCGTCCCCGACGCCGACCGCGACGTCGAGGTCGCTAGTCAGCCCGCGACTGTCTCCGAGGAACTGCTCGCGGCGCTCGTGGAGGCCATCGACGCCGACGGGTCGACGCTCGTCTCCGTCGTCGGCGAGGAGGACCTCGCGACGCTCCCAGCGGTGCTCGCGGCGCCGACGGGCGCGAGCGTCGTCTACGGCCAGCCGAACGAGGGGATGGTGCTGGTGAACGTCGACAGCGAGACGAAGGCCCGGGCCCGGGAACTGGCGGAGTTGCTGGAGACGACCGAGGAGTTCTGGGCGCTCGTCGACTGA
- the spt4 gene encoding transcription elongation factor subunit Spt4, with protein MASNRLACHDCHHIVEPDEEMCPYCSSTSLTEDWAGYVVITHPEQSEIAEKMEVTEPGEYALKVR; from the coding sequence ATGGCGTCGAACCGCCTCGCCTGCCACGACTGCCACCACATCGTCGAGCCCGACGAGGAGATGTGTCCGTACTGCTCCTCGACGAGTCTCACCGAGGACTGGGCGGGCTACGTGGTCATCACGCACCCCGAGCAGTCCGAGATCGCGGAGAAGATGGAGGTCACGGAGCCGGGCGAGTACGCGCTGAAAGTCAGATAG
- a CDS encoding DNA-directed RNA polymerase: MYKRARLKDTVEVPPQHLGDVGPDLVKRLLQDKLEGRMDEDIGSVVTVTEVHDLGDGAVLPSRPGVYYEAEFDAVTFDPEMQEVVDGEIVEVVSFGAFVGIGPVDGLLHVSQISDEYLAFDEENQQLASRESNSVIGTGDAVRARIVTKSIDERNPRESKIGLTAKQPGLGKHGWLRADREQQEQNQEAE; the protein is encoded by the coding sequence ATGTACAAGCGAGCACGGCTGAAGGACACGGTGGAGGTTCCGCCCCAGCACCTCGGAGACGTGGGGCCGGACCTCGTGAAGCGGCTGTTACAGGACAAACTAGAGGGACGGATGGACGAGGACATCGGGAGCGTCGTCACCGTCACGGAGGTCCACGACCTCGGTGACGGCGCGGTGTTGCCGAGTCGACCCGGCGTCTACTACGAGGCCGAGTTCGACGCGGTCACGTTCGACCCGGAGATGCAGGAGGTCGTCGACGGCGAGATCGTCGAGGTCGTCAGCTTCGGCGCGTTCGTCGGCATCGGGCCGGTCGACGGCCTGCTGCACGTCTCCCAGATCAGCGACGAGTACCTCGCCTTCGACGAGGAGAACCAGCAACTCGCCTCGAGGGAGTCCAACAGCGTCATCGGCACCGGTGACGCGGTGCGGGCGCGGATCGTCACGAAGAGCATCGACGAGCGCAACCCGCGCGAGTCGAAGATCGGGCTGACGGCCAAACAGCCCGGCCTCGGGAAACACGGCTGGCTCCGGGCCGACCGCGAGCAACAGGAGCAGAACCAGGAGGCCGAGTAA
- a CDS encoding DUF188 domain-containing protein yields the protein MRVAMDANALMMPVEVGVRLFEELDRIAGDYDAVVPDCVVAELSKLAEGGGEEGKAASVGADLATRCDAVETEEPYADDALFELATDGDVDAVVTNDGPLKERLLGAGVPVIHLRGRNQLTITQP from the coding sequence ATGCGAGTCGCCATGGACGCCAACGCGCTGATGATGCCGGTGGAGGTCGGGGTTCGCCTGTTCGAGGAACTCGACCGCATCGCCGGCGACTACGACGCCGTCGTTCCAGACTGCGTCGTCGCGGAGCTCTCGAAACTCGCCGAAGGCGGTGGCGAGGAGGGGAAGGCCGCAAGCGTGGGAGCGGACCTGGCGACACGCTGTGATGCCGTGGAGACGGAGGAACCGTACGCAGACGACGCGCTGTTCGAACTCGCCACCGACGGCGACGTGGACGCAGTCGTCACGAACGACGGCCCCCTGAAGGAGCGCCTGCTCGGCGCGGGCGTCCCGGTAATTCATTTAAGGGGTCGGAATCAACTGACTATCACTCAACCATAG
- a CDS encoding translation initiation factor IF-2 subunit gamma encodes MADNHRQPEVNIGLVGHVDHGKTTLVRALSGEWTDQHSEEMKRGISIRLGYADATLRRCPDGEEPECFTVEETCPDHETETEVLRTVSFVDAPGHETLMATMLSGASLMDGAVLVVGANEPVPQPQTEEHLMALDIIGIENIVIAQNKIDLVDADEARENYEQIQAFVEGTVAEGAPIVPISAEQEINIDLIIDALESEIPTPERDPDADAQMYVARSFDINRPGTTWDGLTGGVLGGSLVAGELEVDEEIELRPGREVEEGGQTEWRSVSTDVRSLQAGGETVDSVSPGGLLGVGTGLDPSLTKGDALAGQVAGPPGTLPPTWNSFTMDVDLLERLVGAEEGEEVEDISTGEPLMLTVGTATTVGAVTSAREDECEVQLKRPVCAPAGAKIAINRRVGARWRLIGVGTLTE; translated from the coding sequence ATGGCAGACAACCACCGACAACCGGAGGTGAACATCGGACTGGTCGGCCACGTGGACCACGGCAAGACGACGCTGGTCCGCGCACTCAGCGGTGAGTGGACCGACCAGCACTCCGAGGAGATGAAACGCGGCATCTCCATCCGCCTCGGCTACGCCGACGCCACGCTGCGTCGGTGCCCCGACGGCGAGGAGCCGGAGTGCTTCACGGTCGAAGAGACGTGCCCGGACCACGAGACGGAGACGGAGGTACTGCGGACCGTCTCCTTCGTCGACGCGCCCGGCCACGAGACGCTGATGGCGACGATGCTCTCGGGTGCGTCGCTGATGGACGGCGCGGTGCTGGTCGTCGGCGCCAACGAACCCGTCCCCCAGCCCCAGACCGAGGAGCACCTGATGGCGCTGGACATCATCGGCATCGAGAACATCGTCATCGCGCAGAACAAGATCGACCTCGTCGACGCCGACGAAGCCCGCGAGAACTACGAGCAGATCCAGGCGTTCGTCGAGGGCACGGTCGCCGAGGGCGCGCCCATCGTCCCCATCTCCGCCGAACAGGAGATCAACATCGACCTGATCATCGACGCGCTCGAGTCGGAGATCCCCACGCCCGAACGGGACCCCGACGCGGACGCCCAGATGTACGTCGCGCGCTCGTTCGACATCAACCGGCCCGGCACGACCTGGGACGGCCTGACCGGCGGCGTGCTCGGCGGCAGCCTCGTGGCCGGCGAACTCGAGGTCGACGAGGAGATCGAACTCCGCCCCGGCCGGGAGGTAGAGGAGGGCGGCCAGACCGAGTGGCGCTCGGTGAGCACGGACGTCCGGAGCCTCCAGGCTGGCGGCGAGACGGTCGACTCGGTGTCGCCGGGCGGCCTGCTCGGCGTCGGCACGGGCCTCGACCCGAGTCTCACGAAGGGTGACGCGCTCGCGGGGCAGGTTGCCGGCCCGCCCGGCACGCTCCCGCCGACGTGGAACTCCTTCACGATGGACGTCGACCTGCTCGAGCGCCTCGTCGGCGCAGAGGAGGGTGAGGAGGTCGAGGACATCTCTACCGGCGAACCGCTGATGCTCACCGTCGGCACCGCAACCACCGTCGGCGCCGTGACGAGCGCCCGCGAGGACGAGTGCGAGGTACAGCTCAAGCGGCCGGTGTGCGCGCCGGCGGGCGCGAAGATCGCCATCAACCGCCGCGTCGGCGCCCGGTGGCGGCTCATCGGCGTGGGAACGCTCACGGAGTGA